A genomic window from Sphingobacterium sp. BN32 includes:
- a CDS encoding chloride channel protein: MKKISNRNFLVVLAFVVGIVGGLAAALLKGMTHFIASSLQDDVEWHYKYSLYLVFPLIGIFLSVVFVRKFLRGKKLEHGITPIIYSISRKSSRIDFHNIYSQIVTSALTVGFGGSSGLEAPIAYSGSAIGSNIGRFFGLSYKEITMLLACGAAAGISGAFNSPVAGMIFAIEILLPEFSIPAFIPLLISAALASVISKLLYSEPLFHTATTGWEVDALFFYLLLAVIIGIYTVYFSKISQWVKDWFASIKNPYNKVWVSGVSLGILIFIFPALYGEGYITIQQILDGRFDSIVKNSLFADYKDMAWVVICYTILTLFAKSIASLFTINGGGNGGVFGPSLVMGGLIGFAFAFGMNQLGVVQLNVPNFVMAGMAGALAGVMHAPLTGIFLIAEITGGYTLMVPLMLVASISYFINRAVMKHSIYTKVLAESGDLLSYEDKDRTVLSMMKLRYVLETNFVVLKPEETPVDRQSDIIHSKRNIFPIVDDGGKLLGIIYSERLFSILLAEQEGKDKNFAVLAQKPHDIILENENMEVVMTKMNRDDVWILPVVNKDGQYLGFVSKSSVFNKYRGLLVRQGMYLE; the protein is encoded by the coding sequence ATGAAGAAGATTTCCAATCGGAACTTCTTGGTAGTGTTAGCTTTTGTGGTGGGTATAGTCGGCGGATTAGCAGCCGCTTTGCTAAAAGGAATGACTCATTTTATCGCATCATCCCTTCAGGACGATGTGGAATGGCATTATAAATATTCGCTTTATCTTGTATTCCCATTAATAGGTATCTTTCTAAGTGTAGTCTTTGTGCGGAAGTTCTTACGAGGCAAGAAACTGGAGCACGGAATTACTCCGATTATCTATTCAATCTCGCGTAAATCAAGCCGTATTGATTTTCATAACATCTACTCGCAGATCGTCACGAGTGCTTTGACCGTCGGCTTTGGAGGATCGTCAGGATTGGAGGCACCGATTGCTTACTCCGGGTCGGCAATAGGATCCAATATAGGACGCTTTTTTGGCTTGAGTTACAAGGAGATTACGATGTTGCTGGCCTGTGGTGCTGCAGCAGGTATTTCCGGAGCATTCAACAGTCCGGTGGCTGGGATGATCTTCGCAATCGAGATTCTCCTTCCGGAATTCTCAATCCCGGCATTTATTCCTTTGTTGATCTCTGCAGCCTTAGCGTCGGTTATTTCTAAACTGTTATATAGTGAGCCATTATTCCATACGGCAACCACAGGGTGGGAAGTAGATGCACTGTTCTTCTATTTACTCTTGGCGGTGATCATCGGGATTTATACGGTTTATTTTTCTAAAATATCACAATGGGTAAAAGACTGGTTTGCCAGTATTAAGAACCCATACAATAAAGTATGGGTCAGCGGTGTATCATTAGGGATATTGATCTTTATCTTCCCGGCGCTCTATGGCGAGGGATATATCACCATACAGCAAATATTAGATGGGCGCTTTGATTCCATAGTCAAGAATAGCTTGTTTGCGGATTATAAAGATATGGCATGGGTGGTTATCTGTTATACCATCTTGACATTGTTTGCCAAGTCTATTGCTTCCTTGTTTACTATTAATGGTGGTGGTAATGGTGGGGTCTTTGGACCTAGTCTTGTGATGGGCGGATTAATAGGCTTCGCCTTCGCATTCGGAATGAATCAGCTTGGCGTTGTGCAATTGAACGTCCCTAACTTCGTAATGGCAGGTATGGCAGGCGCCCTCGCAGGTGTTATGCATGCTCCATTAACGGGTATTTTCCTTATTGCAGAAATTACCGGTGGATATACGCTCATGGTACCCCTAATGCTGGTCGCTTCTATATCCTACTTTATTAACAGAGCAGTGATGAAGCATTCGATTTATACGAAGGTATTAGCGGAATCGGGCGACTTACTATCTTATGAAGATAAAGATCGTACGGTACTCAGCATGATGAAATTGCGATATGTGCTAGAAACCAACTTTGTTGTATTGAAGCCGGAAGAAACACCTGTAGATCGGCAATCTGACATCATCCATTCTAAACGTAATATTTTTCCTATCGTTGATGACGGCGGAAAGCTCTTAGGTATTATTTATAGCGAGCGACTCTTCTCCATCCTTTTGGCGGAGCAGGAGGGTAAGGATAAGAACTTCGCTGTCTTAGCACAGAAACCACACGATATAATCTTGGAGAACGAGAATATGGAAGTGGTAATGACGAAGATGAATCGCGACGACGTCTGGATACTTCCCGTAGTCAATAAAGATGGTCAATATCTAGGCTTTGTATCCAAATCTTCCGTATTCAATAAATACCGCGGGCTGTTAGTTCGTCAAGGAATGTACTTGGAGTAA
- a CDS encoding efflux RND transporter periplasmic adaptor subunit — MKKLNLSFLKGTLVLFSSLSILSSCSESKSKEKESNKALALPVYTVTRDNAVTVKDYLGTIEGKVNVDVRPQVEGLLQEIYVDEGAFVQKGQKLFKIDPSFYQEDLNNSVASQQVARAKLKNAQLEVDRLKPLVDNEVISEVRLSSAQADYQVAKATLDQANAEVRSAQLSKNFTIVTAPVSGYIGRIPKRIGNLVSKGDKEPLTYLSDVQEVYVYFAMNESDFLYFSKAQAKKDSVEGRKYDKLKKLTFPDVTLVLADGEDYKYKGTVDAVNGQVDRMTGAISLRASFANPDNILRSGSTGTLKISEVKDHVIQIPQVATSELQDKTFVFVVDKNNTAQRRNIKIAGKSKANYIVSEGLQEGDRVILSGFDKLTDGSAIIPIDQKK; from the coding sequence GTGAAGAAACTAAATTTATCATTTTTAAAAGGAACGCTCGTATTGTTCAGTTCATTAAGTATCTTATCAAGCTGTTCAGAAAGCAAATCAAAAGAAAAAGAATCCAACAAAGCATTGGCATTACCAGTTTACACCGTAACGCGTGATAATGCCGTTACTGTGAAAGACTATTTAGGTACTATCGAAGGTAAAGTGAATGTCGATGTACGTCCGCAGGTGGAAGGGCTCTTACAAGAAATCTATGTCGACGAAGGTGCTTTTGTACAAAAAGGACAGAAGCTATTTAAAATAGACCCATCTTTCTACCAAGAGGATTTGAATAACTCGGTTGCTAGCCAACAGGTAGCCCGTGCGAAACTAAAGAATGCACAGTTGGAAGTAGATCGTTTAAAGCCATTGGTGGACAACGAGGTTATCTCAGAAGTTCGTTTATCATCGGCACAGGCGGATTACCAAGTAGCTAAAGCAACTTTAGATCAAGCAAACGCAGAAGTTCGCTCGGCACAATTGTCGAAAAACTTTACCATCGTTACAGCACCAGTAAGCGGATACATCGGGCGTATTCCGAAACGTATCGGTAACTTAGTATCTAAAGGCGATAAAGAGCCTTTAACCTACCTATCCGATGTTCAAGAAGTCTACGTTTATTTTGCTATGAACGAATCCGATTTCCTATACTTCTCGAAGGCTCAAGCGAAAAAGGATAGCGTCGAAGGCCGCAAATATGATAAACTCAAAAAACTAACTTTCCCGGATGTTACGCTAGTTTTAGCCGACGGAGAGGACTATAAATACAAAGGTACCGTGGATGCGGTAAATGGGCAAGTCGACCGTATGACCGGTGCCATCTCATTGCGTGCATCTTTTGCGAACCCAGATAATATCTTGCGTTCAGGAAGTACAGGGACCTTGAAAATCTCAGAAGTCAAGGACCATGTCATTCAAATCCCACAGGTCGCAACCAGCGAACTGCAGGATAAAACCTTTGTTTTTGTTGTCGATAAAAACAATACAGCTCAGCGTCGCAACATTAAAATTGCCGGCAAGAGTAAAGCAAACTACATTGTATCTGAGGGATTACAGGAAGGAGATCGCGTAATCTTAAGTGGTTTTGATAAACTAACTGACGGATCTGCTATTATCCCAATTGATCAAAAGAAATAA